A genomic segment from Dermacentor albipictus isolate Rhodes 1998 colony unplaced genomic scaffold, USDA_Dalb.pri_finalv2 scaffold_34, whole genome shotgun sequence encodes:
- the LOC135921223 gene encoding uncharacterized protein, which translates to MPQRCAAVGCSNASGKPPNVRFFRFPAATLQATRRKKWVQAIHHVNADGSPWEPTANSRVCSNHFVTGAPSRFMPHPDYVPSVFKHTPMRCPGSIARFDRVKKRQASRLANASGQASSGATTSAVGQRTPPSIAAGQNRTPQDCQPVAGASTPPLGQGTPLSRAASAMSLGSTTCEDGAVLHSVPAEHEKSCQTDNFSLERIMLLESQLSAERKKVQKLEVQLKAAEEQTIQWKAHYYELKATTLCLDNMQGTEHMLYYTGLPSVQVFYDILNLVLNNNPRFAIDIKSRSLTAAEQMYAVLVRLRTGMATREIARNFLISMQSFSRIFSEWVLILQKVLTEITSFHTLPEVQQHMPLHFRRYPNTRIILDTTEIRIQKPSSLTAQRRTFSHYKFANTMKCVVGATPDCYVSFVSPLYGGSTSDRAIVQQSGVLDLFESGDGIMVDKGFKVDNLLPRGVVLHMPPFRIPGEAQMSAKDVEATKHVASARVHIERVIRRIKEFHLLDRPLPINMLDIADAIFTTCAFLSNFRRPLINNGKEVETDTM; encoded by the exons atgccaCAGCGATGTGCTGCCGTAGGCTGCAGTAATGCCAGCGGAAAGCCTCCAAATGTGCGATTTTTTAGATTTCCTGCCGCGACACTTCAGGCAACGAGACGAAAGAAATGGGTGCAAGCAATACATCACGTCAACGCCGACGGATCGCCGTGGGAACCGACAGCGAACTCCCGCGTCTGCAGCAATCACTTCGTAACAG GAGCGCCCTCCCGCTTTATGCCCCACCCGGACTACGTACCATCGGTTTTCAAGCACACGCCAATGAGATGCCCTGGGTCAATCGCTCGCTTTGACAGAGTGAAGAAACGGCAAG CTTCAAGACTGGCAAATGCAAGTGGCCAAGCCAGCAGCGGTGCAACCACATCAGCTGTTGGGCAGAGGACTCCACCGAGTATAGCAGCAGGCCAAAATAGGACACCACAGGATTGTCAACCAGTTGCCGGGGCATCTACTCCACCTCTTGGTCAAGGAACACCATTAAGCAGAGCAGCAAGTGCAATGTCATTAGGCTCTACGACCTGTGAAGATGGTGCAGTATTGCATAGTGTACCAGCTGAACACGAAAAGAGCTGCCAGACGGATAATTTCTCTCTAGAGCGTATTATGCTGCTTGAAAGCCAAttaagtgcagaaagaaagaaggtgcaaAAGCTAGAAGTACAGCTAAAAGCTGCTGAGGAACAGACAATTCAGTGGAAAGCACATTACTACGAGCTGAAGGCTACAACACTGTGCCTCGATAACATGCAAGGTACTGAGCATATGTTGTATTACACAGGATTGCCTTCTGTGCAAGTGTTTTACGATATACTAAATTTAGTTTTGAACAATAACCCTCGGTTTGCAATAGACATAAAGAGCAGGTCACTCACTGCTGCCGAGCAGATGTATGCAGTACTGGTTCGCTTAAGGACAGGTATGGCCACACGAGAGATTGCTcgcaattttttaatttcaatgcAATCATTCAGTCGTATATTTTCAGAATGGGTACTTATATTGCAGAAGGTTCTCACTGAAATAACTAGCTTCCACACACTTCCTGAAGTACAACAGCACATGCCGCTTCATTTTAGACGGTACCCAAACACACGTATAATACTTGACACAACAGAAATTCGTATACAAAAGCCCTCAAGCTTAACTGCCCAAAGACGAACTTTCTCCCACTACAAGTTCGCAAACACAATGAAATGTGTTGTAGGTGCAACACCTGACTGCTATGTTAGCTTTGTGTCGCCATTATATGGGGGAAGTACCAGTGACAGAGCTATTGTGCAACAGTCTGGAGTACTTGATCTATTCGAATCAGGAGATGGCATCATGGTTGACAAGGGATTCAAGGTAGATAACCTTCTGCCACGTGGTGTTGTCCTTCATATGCCTCCATTTCGTATTCCTGGAGAAGCGCAGATGAGTGCCAAGGATGTTGAAGCCACAAAGCATGTTGCAAGTGCACGGGTGCACATTGAAAGGGTCATAAGAAGAATCAAGGAGTTCCATTTATTGGACAGACCCTTACCTATAAACATGTTAGACATAGCAGATGCAATTTTCACAACATGTGCATTTCTCTCAAACTTTAGGCGACCACTAATAAATAATGGCAAGGAAGTGGAGACAGACACCATGTAA